A region of Toxorhynchites rutilus septentrionalis strain SRP chromosome 1, ASM2978413v1, whole genome shotgun sequence DNA encodes the following proteins:
- the LOC129763427 gene encoding 116 kDa U5 small nuclear ribonucleoprotein component: MDSDLYDEFGNYIGPDLESDEDDDQSLYGQPDQQDDLDMEDGMEEEAEQSEDPASSRAVVLHEDKRYYPSALEVYGEEVETIVQEEDAQPLDKPLIEPVKKMKFQIKEQELPETTYNMEFLADLMDTPTLIRNVALVGHLHHGKTTFVDCLVRQTHPQFQDMEERNLRYTDTLFTEQERGVSIKATPITLVLPDVKSKSFLINVFDTPGHVNFSDEVTAAMRLCDGVVLFVDAAEGVSLNTERLLKHAIQEKLPITVCINKIDRLMLELKLPPQDAYFKIKHIVEEINGLLTLYGDANTKQVSPILGNVCFASSLYGFCFTLKSFAKLYADTYDGVSPSEFARRLWGDMYFHNKSRKFTKKPPHSSAQRSFVEFILEPLYKLFAQVVGDVDTTLADTLAELNIRVTKEEMKCNIRPLLRLICNRFIGDFCGFVDMCVEHIQSPLDNAQNKIDHIYTGVRESGIYQDMLNCDQNAQLMVHSSKMYPTEDCTFFQVLARVMSGTLHAGQEVRVLGENYSLVDEEDSRTLQVGRLWIYEARYKIELNRVPAGNWVLIEGIDQCIVKTSTITDVSMNEDVFIFRPLKFNTQSIIKIAVEPVNPSELPKMLDGLRKANKSYPLLSTRVEESGEHVILGTGELYLDCVMHDLRKMYSEIDIKVADPVVAFCESVVETSSLKCFAETPNKKNKITMIAEPLEKGLAEDIENETVSIGWNKKKLGEFFQINYDWDLLAARSIWAFGPDNTGPNILVDDTLPFEVDKALLGAVKDSIVQGFQWGTREGPLCEEPIRNVKFKILDAVIAQEPLHRGGGQIIPTARRVAYSAFLMATPRLMEPYLFVEVQAPADCVSSVYTVLARRRGHVTQDAPVPGSPLYTIKAFIPAIDSFGFETDLRTHTQGQAFCLSVFHHWQIVPGDPLDKSIVIRPLEPQPATHLAREFMIKTRRRKGLSEDVSINKFFDDPMLLELARQDVLLNYPI, from the exons ATGGATTCAGATTTGTACGATGAATTTGGAAACTACATTGGACCAGATCTAGAGAGCGACGAAGATGATGACCAGAGTTTATACGGTCAACCGGATCAGCAGGATGACCTTGACATGGAGGACGGCATGGAAGAAGAAGCCGAGCAGAGTGAAGATCCGGCGAGTTCTCGAGCAGTTGTGTTGCACGAGGATAAACGATACTATCCGTCGGCCCTGGAGGTGTACGGAGAAGAAGTGGAAACTATTGTCCAGGAAGAGGATGCCCAACCACTGGATAAGCCACTCATCGAACCGGTGAAGAAAATGAAATTTCAGATCAAGGAACAGGAACTACCGGAAACAACATATAATATGGAGTTTTTGGCCGATTTAATGGACACTCCCACATTGATACGAAACGTAGCTCTTGTTGGACATTTGCACCATGGAAAAACTACCTTTGTGGACTGTTTGGTACGTCAGACACATCCACAGTTCCAAGACATGGAAGAGAGGAATCTACGCTACACGGATACGTTGTTCACCGAACAAGAAAGAGGCGTCAGCATTAAAGCAACGCCCATTACGTTGGTCCTGCCGGATGTCAAGAGCAAAAGCTTCCTAATCAATGTTTTCGATACGCCTGGGCATGTGAATTTTTCGGACGAAGTGACGGCTGCGATGCGGCTCTGCGACGGAGTTGTTCTTTTCGTAGATGCTGCCGAGGGTGTTTCGCTGAACACTGAACGACTGCTGAAGCACGCGATCCAGGAGAAGTTGCCGATCACAGTGTGCATCAACAAGATCGATCGTTTGATGCTGGAGCTCAAATTGCCCCCGCAAGATGCCTATTTCAAGATCAAGCACATAGTGGAGGAAATCAACGGACTTCTTACGCTGTACGGAGATGCAAATACAAAACAGGTGTCACCGATCTTGGGTAACGTTTGCTTCGCCAGTTCATTGTATGGATTCTGTTTTACGTTGAAATCGTTTGCCAAACTGTACGCGGATACATACGACGGTGTTAGTCCAAGCGAGTTTGCTCGTCGTCTATGGGGAGATATGTATTTCCACAACAAGTC CCGGAAATTTACCAAGAAACCACCGCACAGTTCAGCCCAGAGAAGTTTTGTCGAGTTCATCTTGGAGCCCCTGTATAAACTTTTCGCGCAGGTGGTCGGCGATGTGGACACAACACTGGCGGACACCTTGGCCGAGTTGAACATTCGAGTGACCAAAGAGGAGATGAAGTGTAACATTCGCCCATTATTGAGGTTGATATGTAATCGGTTTATCGGTGATTTCTGTGGATTTGTCGATATGTGCGTTGAGCACATCCAGTCTCCACTTGACAATGCCCAGAATAAGATCGATCACATTTACACCGGTGTGAGGGAGAGTGGCATCTATCAGGATATGTTGAACTGTGACCAAAATGCCCAACTGATGGTTCACAGCTCAAAGATGTATCCGACGGAGGATTGCACCTTTTTCCAAGTGCTGGCAAGAGTCATGAGCGGAACCCTGCATGCCGGGCAAGAAGTGAGGGTTCTGGGAGAGAACTATTCGTTGGTGGATGAAGAGGACTCGCGTACTTTGCAAGTTGGTCGACTCTGGATTTACGAGGCGAGatacaaaattgaattgaatcggGTTCCGGCGGGAAACTGGGTTCTGATTGAAGGAATTGACCAGTGTATTGTGAAAACGTCGACCATCACTGATGTCAGTATgaatgaagatgttttcatcTTCCGGCCTTTGAAGTTTAACACGCAAAGCATTATTAAGATTGCTGTAGAACCAGTGAACCCATCGGAACTGCCAAAAATGCTGGATGGATTGCGAAAAGCAAACAAATCGTATCCACTGCTCTCGACAAGGGTAGAAGAATCTGGGGAACACGTTATCCTAGGCACAGGAGAGCTCTATTTGGACTGTGTAATGCATGATTTGCGGAAAATGTATTCCGAGATCGACATCAaagtggccgatccagttgtgGCATTCTGCGAGAGCGTTGTCGAGACAAGTTCGTTGAAATGTTTCGCAGAAACACCAAataaaaagaacaaaattacaatGATTGCTGAGCCGTTGGAGAAGGGTCTCGCCGAGGACATAGAGAATGAAACAGTCTCAATTGGATGGAACAAGAAAAAACTTGGAGAATTCTTCCAGATAAACTATGATTGGGATTTACTTGCAGCCCGTTCGATTTGGGCTTTCGGTCCGGACAATACCGGACCAAACATTCTGGTAGATGATACACTTCCCTTTGAAGTGGACAAAGCATTGCTCGGAGCGGTGAAAGACTCGATCGTACAAGGCTTCCAGTGGGGTACGCGTGAAGGACCACTTTGTGAGGAGCCCATTCGAAATGTGAAATTCAAAATCCTTGACGCAGTTATTGCTCAAGAACCGTTACACCGGGGAGGAGGCCAAATTATCCCAACGGCAAGACGTGTTGCCTATTCCGCTTTTCTCATGGCGACACCTCGTCTAATGGAACCCTATCTCTTCGTAGAAGTACAAGCTCCGGCAGATTGTGTCTCCTCTGTGTACACGGTTCTCGCTAGACGACGTGGCCATGTCACCCAGGATGCTCCAGTACCCGGATCTCCCCTGTACACGATCAAAGCCTTTATACCGGCGATTGATTCATTTGGATTTGAAACCGATCTTCGAACCCATACCCAGGGGCAAGCTTTCTGCCTGTCGGTGTTCCATCACTGGCAAATTGTACCGGGTGATCCGCTGGACAAGAGTATCGTTATTCGCCCACTTGAGCCCCAACCGGCAACCCATCTGGCGCGTGAATTTATGATCAAAACCCGACGGAGGAAAGGTCTCTCCGAGGATGTGTCCATTAACAAATTCTTCGACGATCCTATGTTGCTGGAGCTGGCCCGACAAGATGTGCTGCTCAACTATCCGATTTAG